A region of Mesorhizobium sp. M3A.F.Ca.ET.080.04.2.1 DNA encodes the following proteins:
- a CDS encoding DUF1349 domain-containing protein, whose protein sequence is MLSGFGGMTWLNPPPHHVFGDGTLHVRTGKETDFWRETFYGFRRDSGHFLCRPAEGDFSAELTVKGEYRVLYDQAGLMVRLSETHWIKAGIEYSDGLAYVSVVVTNDNSDWSLVSIPGGPDGVRIRLTRHAEAVRVQYLDAADAHWKPVRLAYFPPSRTIDVGVMCCSPQREGFEVTFSEFSVGPPISKNLHG, encoded by the coding sequence ATGCTGTCGGGCTTTGGCGGCATGACATGGCTCAACCCGCCGCCGCACCACGTGTTCGGCGACGGGACGCTCCATGTCCGCACCGGCAAGGAAACCGATTTCTGGCGCGAAACCTTCTATGGTTTCCGCCGCGACAGCGGCCACTTTCTCTGCCGGCCGGCCGAAGGCGATTTCAGCGCCGAGCTCACGGTGAAAGGCGAGTACAGGGTCCTTTACGATCAGGCCGGCCTCATGGTCCGCCTGAGCGAAACGCACTGGATCAAGGCCGGCATCGAATACTCGGACGGCCTGGCCTATGTCTCCGTCGTGGTCACCAACGACAATTCCGACTGGTCGCTGGTCAGCATTCCCGGCGGTCCCGACGGCGTCCGCATCCGCCTGACCCGCCACGCGGAGGCGGTGCGGGTTCAGTACCTCGATGCGGCGGACGCCCACTGGAAGCCGGTGCGGCTTGCCTATTTTCCACCCTCGAGGACCATCGATGTCGGCGTGATGTGCTGCTCGCCGCAGCGCGAAGGGTTCGAAGTCACGTTCTCCGAGTTTTCGGTCGGTCCACCGATCTCCAAGAACCTGCACGGCTAG